The Eleutherodactylus coqui strain aEleCoq1 chromosome 10, aEleCoq1.hap1, whole genome shotgun sequence genome contains the following window.
TTGCCACCGCTGAAAATGTACAGTGAATATGGTCTATGTGCCCACTACAGCCCTGGGGTACCTTCACAAAAGgcagattttgcagcagaaaatcaATAGCAAATCTCAGGCGAGCCGTACCTAGATGCTGTGGATTGCCATAAGTTTCAACTTTTGCATTTCAAATgtggaaatccgcagcataaactgACGGACCGGGCATTTAGAAGCTGTAGCTTAATTCAGATGCCAACTGGAACTTTTCTTTCAGCACGGACAAGTTGCTTAACACGGTTTTCCTGGAAGGGCCGACTGTCAGTGCCGCGCTACACCAGGTTTGGGGTATAAACCGCTGCTCCCACCAGCGTAGTGGCTGGCACTCGTAATTGCAGCCCAGCTCtttgtgaaatcaatgggatcccaGCCTGTAATTACCAGTATGGCTACCATTGATTAcagtgagagctgcgcctgcaaacaagtgtcagagcagtggcttccatTCTGACCCTGGTGTAGGCCCGCACTGCCTGGCAATCCTCTTTTAATCTCGTCCACAaaccttgtactgtaaatgctgcagccttTACGCTTCACGTGAAGGCACTCTTAAAGGGACCCTCCAGTTTTGCCACAGAATTCTGTCCCAGAATCGGAGAGGGCGGGGTGTTTGCTACTGTGACATCCCTTTGGTCCATCGATTTCAGGTCCCGTTTCCATCTGTGCACAACAGTGAACACAAGCTTCagattaccaatgcactgtgggaattaggtaatgttagactaccaatgcactatcgatgctctgattggtcagagctgctcttgtaagcagcactggccaatcagagagtagtctacattaggtagttagaaaattgctgcggcCATCTTTGGCCACCAAAAGTAGGGCTGGAAACCAGCAGATTGGAAGGGTGACAGAAGAACAACTCCAGCTAATATACTTCCCTCCCACTCCGGTTCCAGGACACAATTTGCTTGAAGGCTAGGGCCACATAAGCTTAttttggggccatgtgctgtccatgtaattcCAATGGCAGCCCATAACCTCACTATAGCCTGAGGCTATACccagtgcacatgaaaaaaaaattcatggtATGTCCTATTTGTCTCACAAAGAAGAAGCTCATGCAGGCCAATCCTCAACTATAGACCATAAAATGTAAGTCGGCAGGGGTCTGACATCTGAgacacccaccgatcagctgtatTCTAGTCTGATCAGGATTtctacaggaaacagacagctccatttccactacAGTGGTCAGATGTGGTATTGCAGGCTATTCACCTGAATGGGAGATTAGGTTGCaagaccaagcctggccactatagtTAGAACAGAGCTGTTTACTTTCTGTAGAAATCAGTGCAGAAGTACCCTCACCCATAGAAcatctgatcagtggagatccttgGTGATGGAGCCCGGCCACTCTGGATAGGCCAACAACGGTTTACTGTTAGACAACTCCTATAATAGTTGCcttgaacacccccccccccccatcctcaatAATAATAAAGTAGGTTATTGGTTCTAAAAACACTTTATAAGAAGAGACAAGTTACACAAAGATTAAAAACTCCCTTACAGCCTCCTACTAGAGAGCAGCTCTGGTTTCCGCCATTTCTTGtggggtggaaggggttaatctacgatggaagccatattggttgtcatttttaattttgggggggaaaaCCCTCTTTAATAAACGTTTCTACATCGTCATTTAATATTCAGGAAAGTGTTCAAAAATACATCTGTGGCGAAGACAGGTTGGGCTTGTAGGAGCGCCGTGACGGGCGGCCATCATATCGCCCCACGGGACGCCTCACGTTACAGCAAGAGCTTCGTCCTTCATCGTTGGGTTCGCCGTCTTCAGTCGATTCGGATGAGAAACCCAGACTGCGCTGTGGAGATACCAGGCGCCGACTTTGTACCGACTATAGCTCCTCCCCTTTCTGCGAGGCGTTGCTCGCCACACTCTGGTTTAGCTGCTCCTGGAAGTCGCGCCGCGCCTGCCGGTTGGATTCCAGTAGATCCTGCAGTTGAGCGTGCAGAAGGTCATTCTTTTCCTCTAAGTGATCGAGGCAGAAGTTGATCTGGTCCAACATGAAGTCCAAAGCGGCGTAATCTGGGATAAAAAACGTAGAAGGCGTTATGTAACGGACAAAACCGGAACGCTGCGCCAAACGCAGGAGCTGAGAAGGCGCTATACGACACGGCCGCGCTCAAAGTGTCCTGGAAGCCCTGCGTCATTCGCTGCTGCTTTACGGTTTTGCTCGCCGGCTCGCCCTCCGAACCTGAAGACAACACGGAGTAATCCGACCGACATCAAGAACTGCGCCGCGGTCACGCTGCTTGTTTTGGGTTACAATGGCCGCACCTAACCAGAGCATTCTGCCCGCCGCAACAGACGCCCGCGTTACTACAGGACGGGCGTTTATGGGTAAACAGTATCTGACCGAGCCAGAAATACAGAGACGAGAGGACGAGGACCTCATCTTACAGCAcccggggcatgctgggagttgtagtacactATTACAGCACGGTTAAGACTTGTGTTGCTTAGGAACTAGCTGAAGGAGAAGTCGCGAAGAGCCGCGTACTTAGAGGGGCTCAACAAATTCATGTCCCGAGGCCGGGGGCgttgaggtgggggtgggggggttgtttGACGACCTTCACTGGTTTCTTCTTTACAGTCGGTCTGATAAGATGCTCCAGGTTTCAGCCGTCCAATATGGCTGCCACAATTTTctatctaatgcacactgtgtattgctgattggccagcacggatcacatgagcagcactggccaatcagagagcaggtacagtgtattggtagtctgatatgaggggtacccaaaagaaaccggCGGGGACATTATTAGTGCCGGCTTCTGTCGGTAGTTCAGCCGGTGTAACACAAGCCGCATCCTGTCCGGCACCCTCCTAGGAACCTGGCTGGGCCAATGCAACCCAGCCTATCCAGGACCCTGAACGGCAGATCTGTCAGCCGATCGATCAGCCCCGCACGCACCTTCCTCCCCGGCCGCTTCACCCAGCGGGACTTGCGGATCGCCGTTCGGTCCGGACATGATTCCTCGTCATGTGATTTCTGTCACGTGACCAGTATTTATATAAACGGCTGAGCGCGTGACGTCACGTCACTCCCGGCCTTTTGATTGGTTCTCTTGGTGACCACTAAGAAGGGGGCGTGCTTAGGCAAAGAAAGATGGCGGCGCGCAGGGTTCACGAGCTGGGCTTCTTGTCATGGCGTCTGGCGGGGCCGCTGAGGGCAAGACTGTGGGGCCCCGTCCCTGGAGTGGCAGTTAGGGGCCCCTTAGCTTCCTGTGGTCCCAGTGTGAGGGGCTTTAGCCGGCTTCCTTGCCCAGTGAGCCCAATGAAGGCTGCCGGCGCGTCCTTGGCTGCACAGCAGAGCTGGGTTTGCTGTGTGTCTGGCAGCTGGCGGGGGTCCAGGGCCGGAGGGGGCTGGCAGGAGGCCGGGAGGGGCAGCAGGAGGATGTGGGCGCTGGCGGTGGCCTTTGGGGGTGTATTTGGGGCGGTGCAGACTGTAAAGCTTTTCCTGGAAGAAGAGGCGCAGGTATGAGACCGCTAATACAATGT
Protein-coding sequences here:
- the BBLN gene encoding bublin coiled-coil protein: MSGPNGDPQVPLGEAAGEEDYAALDFMLDQINFCLDHLEEKNDLLHAQLQDLLESNRQARRDFQEQLNQSVASNASQKGEEL